In Musa acuminata AAA Group cultivar baxijiao chromosome BXJ2-10, Cavendish_Baxijiao_AAA, whole genome shotgun sequence, a genomic segment contains:
- the LOC135625855 gene encoding uncharacterized protein LOC135625855, translating to MRTPQQAKEISSQISGLPCLVSLSGSSSKTQFQPEVIDLGNTPEKLCEPLEKKNRLIPKLDTILETSKAEDLAEMHSIALNVCPVCRIFSCTLITTLNAHMDQCLSMGSNFKAATTSNVPEHRVKPRKRRLMMDIYATSCHCTLEDLDKRNGTSWASELSLIAAPVNSLCAAHTKRPEVSPTDSTNNGNGAVSADPNGVKLRILSKFKGQKLSKESFKLRKHAKEPKENKDKHFASKHLENKKLKAQKQQLISLNMLQSQIQAAAQVDCETENHQKSDKSPSHVSDSGDHEKRADILQKMNKKENCSTLEDMESITSELQSMNGNLTGSPGTERVNFLHNPVHSMDESKRDSPELPSSSRWPSEGTNLANGIILKLSRSSGSLICSSVMKSKETDMATWEDSDSNSNSKMVLSRSFCSLLKDETNTTSKKNTVVRSRVCLQPRKLGAIEKPFISKKFQKHRTDMKKGENSPSNSAGVCSPTVNIHLLRTRETGTMGSHQSYTPSSITMFGGEDMNEVSPSRRNDTEHLNIVEEQKSNTSNNLSSGAECSDTEIETSDSGDYATRISMIKAVPENSEKTELPFSTKLGSPSCVEHAQTTSEIEAHAEQLKQAFDEQQRFSGEGSSIEIGNQEIQAKKDCCTIQLKECQAETLSVQESSGCLTGHGDEGLEMPEKNSSIDSVRMKAIFFKNLSGEGEPSGSPVSTDSKSQVSEVEPLSIAVNTRESIHLATPSAESIEATQDRNLKNWKQENSNIRPPHQSVSVKSPLDFAVKISSPRPSPQSQIHSVSSPILRLMGKNLMVVNHEEIVQPQTTALDCTQYVNHCASSNNHLKREISPYQHNQLSSGSPAIGSGLPMGDHQMPLDLPSTSVGGFAWASLQNGRRDQQTQQRKSSTKLTSSHHTLDKVIVIDGSPKHEADLKGCLSNSASTLPNRPFSCYPLQHHIRDCPRI from the exons ATGAGAACACCTCAACAAGCTAAAGAGATTTCAAGCCAGATCAGTGGACTTCCGTGCTTGGTATCATTAAGCGGAAGCTCCTCCAAAACGCAGTTTCAGCCAGAGGTTATTGATCTTGGCAATACTCCTGAGAAGTTGTGTGAACCTTTGGAAAAGAAGAACAGGTTGATACCCAAATTGGATACCATCTTGGAGACTAGTAAAGCAGAAGATCTTGCAGAAATGCATTCTATAGCTTTGAATGTTTGCCCTGTTTGTAGAATATTTTCCTGCACTTTAATCACCACTTTGAATGCTCATATGGACCAGTGTCTTTCCATGGGGTCTAACTTTAAGGCGGCGACGACGAGTAATGTTCCCGAACATAGAGTGAAGCCAAGAAAGAGGAGGTTGATGATGGATATCTATGCCACTTCTTGCCATTGCACTCTTGAAGACCTCGATAAGAGGAATGGTACAAGCTGGGCTTCTGAATTATCACTAATTGCAGCACCAGTTAATAGCCTTTGTGCTGCTCACACCAAAAGGCCAGAGGTGTCACCAACTGATTCTACAAATAATGGAAATGGAGCAGTTTCTGCCGATCCAAATGGTGTAAAACTTAGGATTTTATCTAAATTCAAAGGTCAAAAATTGTCAAAGGAGAGCTTTAAGTTGAGGAAGCATGCAAAAGAACCAAAGGAAAACAAGGATAAGCATTTTGCATCGAAACACTTGGAAAATAAGAAACTGAAGGCACAGAAACAGCAATTGATCTCATTGAATATGCTGCAGTCACAG ATTCAAGCTGCAGCCCAAGTAGATTGTGAGACAGAGAATCATCAGAAGAGTGATAAGTCTCCATCACATGTATCAGATTCAGGAGACCATGAAAAAAGAGCAGATATCCTGCAAAAAatgaacaaaaaggagaattgtAGTACCTTGGAGGATATGGAATCTATAACCAGCGAACTCCAGTCCATGAATGGAAACTTGACTGGTTCTCCAGGGACAGAGAGAGTTAATTTCCTGCATAATCCAGTTCATAGCATGGATGAAAGTAAGAGAGATTCCCCTGAGCTACCTTCAAGTTCCAGATGGCCTTCTGAAGGTACTAATTTGGCAAATGGTATTATCCTGAAATTGTCAAGATCATCAGGGAGCTTGATATGTTCATCAGTAATGAAATCAAAAGAGACTGACATGGCAACTTGGGAGGATTCTGATAGCAATTCGAACAGCAAAATGGTTCTTTCACGGAGTTTCTGTTCATTGTTGAAGGATGAAACGAACACAACTTCGAAGAAGAATACTGTCGTAAGGAGTCGAGTTTGTTTGCAACCTAGGAAACTTGGAGCAATTGAGAAACCATTTATCTCTAAAAAGTTTCAAAAGCACAGGACTGATATGAAAAAAGGAGAAAACTCACCATCTAACAGTGCGGGTGTGTGTAGTCCTACTGTTAATATTCACCTTCTTAGAACAAGAGAGACAGGAACAATGGGATCTCATCAATCTTATACTCCAAGTAGTATTACAATGTTTGGAGGAGAGGACATGAATGAAGTATCACCAAGCAGAAGAAATGATACAGAACATTTAAACATAGTGGAAGAGCAGAAAAGCAATACTTCGAATAATCTTTCTTCAGGAGCTGAATGTTCTGACACTGAAATTGAAACTTCTGACTCTGGAGATTATGCGACTAGAATTTCCATGATCAAAGCTGTTCCTGAAAACTCAGAAAAGACTGAACTACCTTTCAGCACCAAGTTGGGTTCTCCTTCATGTGTAGAACATGCACAGACTACATCTGAAATTGAAGCCCATGCAGAACAATTGAAGCAAGCATTTGATGAGCAACAGAGGTTTTCTGGTGAAGGATCATCAATTGAAATTGGAAACCAAGAGATCCAAGCCAAAAAAGATTGTTGCACAATTCAGCTTAAAGAATGTCAGGCTGAGACTCTTTCAGTTCAGGAGTCTAGTGGTTGTTTGACTGGTCATGGTGATGAGGGGCTTGAAATGCCTGAAAAGAATTCATCAATTGACTCTGTTAGAATGAAAGcaatttttttcaagaatttgtCCGGTGAAGGGGAACCATCTGGATCACCTGTGTCAACTGATTCCAAATCCCAAGTTTCAGAGGTAGAACCATTGTCCATAGCTGTTAATACCCGAGAGAGTATACATTTAGCAACTCCATCTGCAGAAAGCATTGAAGCAACTCAAGATAGGAACTTGAAGAATTGGAAACAAGAAAACTCAAACATCAGACCACCACATCAGTCAGTTTCCGTGAAAAGTCCACTAGATTTTGCGGTCAAGATATCTTCACCTAGGCCATCACCTCAATCACAGATTCATTCTGTTTCCAGTCCTATACTAAGGTTGATGGGCAAAAATTTGATGGTGGTGAACCATGAAGAGATTGTGCAACCTCAAACTACTGCATTGGATTGCACACAATACGTGAATCATTGTGCTTCTAGCAACAATCACTTGAAGCGTGAGATTTCTCCATATCAGCATAATCAGCTTTCGAGTGGATCTCCAGCCATTGGCTCAGGTTTACCAATGGGTGATCACCAGATGCCCCTAGATCTCCCTAGCACCTCAGTTGGTGGCTTTGCATGGGCTTCACTGCAAAATGGTCGTAGGGATCAACAAACTCAGCAGAGGAAATCGAGTAcaaagctcacctcatctcatcataCACTGGACAAGGTGATTGTGATCGATGGCTCACCCAAGCATGAGGCTGATCTAAAAGGCTGCCTATCAAATTCGGCAAGCACTTTGCCTAATAGGCCATTTTCCTGCTATCCATTGCAACATCATATTAGAGATTGCCCAAGAATCTAG
- the LOC103969734 gene encoding aspartyl protease family protein At5g10770: MGLLLSLTFFLVLTAAAAAPSEDASHSSCSSKFSGELHLLDGSGLRLTLHHPRSPCSPAPLPDLPFSTILSHDEARATYFAARLTKTVPRAASPLLQSAAVSVPLSPGNSIGVGNYVTRINLGTPGKSYSVVADTGSSLSWLQCSPCKVECHPQEGPLFNPSASATYRSVPCSASECDSLESATLNPAACTMSNVCVYEATYGDGSFSVGYLSKDTLSLGSGRRLADFVYGCGQDNEGLFGRSAGLIGLARDRLSMPSQLAPTLGYGFSYCLPTTASSGYLSFGSNNPGRFSYTPMVSSSLDDSLYFIRLTGITVGGRGLPVSASAYTSTPTIIDSGTVITRLPIDLYDALSSAVSAALRGYRRAPAYSILDTCFRGSLSRLAVPAVDMVFQGGATLRLAARNVMIDVDSSTTCLAFAPSGSVAIIGNKQQQTFSVVYDVGRSRIGFAAGGCG, translated from the exons ATGGGGTTGCTTCTCTCTCTAACTTTCTTCCTTGTgctcacagcagcagcagcagctccctCGGAAGATGCTTCCCACAGCTCGTGCTCTTCCAAATtcagtg GTGAACTGCACCTCCTCGACGGCTCCGGTCTCCGCCTCACTCTGCACCACCCCAGGAGCCCCTGCTCCCCTGCCCCCCTCCCCGACCTCCCCTTCTCCACCATCCTCTCCCACGACGAGGCACGCGCCACATATTTCGCCGCCCGGCTGACCAAAACCGTACCACGAGCCGCGTCACCACTCCTCCAGTCGGCCGCCGTCTCCGTTCCCCTGTCCCCCGGAAACTCCATTGGCGTCGGCAACTACGTTACCCGCATCAACCTCGGCACTCCCGGCAAGTCCTACTCCGTCGTCGCCGACACCGGCTCCTCCCTCTCCTGGCTTCAGTGCTCCCCGTGCAAAGTCGAGTGCCACCCACAGGAAGGCCCTTTGTTCAACCCTAGCGCCTCCGCCACCTACAGATCCGTGCCCTGCTCCGCGTCGGAGTGCGACAGCCTCGAGTCCGCCACCCTCAATCCTGCCGCCTGCACCATGTCCAATGTCTGCGTCTACGAGGCCACCTACGGCGACGGCTCCTTCTCCGTCGGGTACCTGAGCAAGGACACGCTCTCTTTAGGCTCTGGCCGTCGGCTCGCTGACTTCGTCTACGGCTGCGGCCAGGACAACGAGGGCCTCTTCGGCCGCTCCGCCGGTCTCATCGGCCTCGCGCGCGACAGGCTCTCCATGCCGTCGCAGCTTGCGCCAACTCTAGGATACGGCTTCTCTTACTGCCTCCCCACCACGGCGTCCTCCGGGTACCTGTCGTTCGGCTCAAACAATCCGGGGCGGTTCTCCTACACGCCGATGGTGTCGAGCTCGTTGGACGACAGCCTCTACTTCATCAGGCTCACGGGCATCACGGTCGGCGGGCGAGGTCTGCCGGTGTCGGCGTCGGCCTACACCAGCACGCCGACGATCATCGACTCCGGGACGGTCATCACGCGGCTCCCGATCGACTTGTACGACGCGCTGAGCAGCGCGGTCTCGGCGGCGCTGAGGGGGTACAGGCGGGCGCCGGCGTACTCGATACTGGACACCTGCTTCAGGGGGAGCCTGAGCAGGCTGGCGGTGCCGGCGGTGGACATGGTGTTCCAGGGGGGCGCGACGCTGAGGCTCGCGGCGAGGAACGTGATGATCGACGTGGATAGCTCCACGACCTGCCTGGCGTTCGCGCCGTCCGGTAGTGTGGCGATCATCGGCAACAAGCAGCAGCAGACCTTCAGTGTGGTGTACGACGTGGGCAGGTCGAGAATTGGGTTCGCTGCCGGTGGTTGTGGCTGA